A window of Sphingomonas adhaesiva contains these coding sequences:
- a CDS encoding RluA family pseudouridine synthase — MDRGVSIIEATIAAGSDGWRLDRALAEAVPTLSRERLKVLINAGQVAREATAVRDPARRAKAGEVYRVAVPAPTPAHNEAQDIPLVVAYEDEHLIVIDKPAGLVVHPAAGNLDGTLVNALLHHCGGSLSGIGGVARPGIVHRIDKDTSGLMVAAKTDRTHEGLARQFAAHSIDRRYRAIVGGRPVPPSGSVDAPLARSPVNRKKVAIVAGGKRAVTHYRTMEPLRDGALVECRLETGRTHQVRVHMASIGHALLGDPVYGRTKQAHKAVLETLGFRRQALHAAHLGFIHPITGAALAFESAMPPDMQELFSQLIV, encoded by the coding sequence ATGGACCGGGGGGTTTCCATCATCGAAGCGACGATCGCGGCCGGCTCGGACGGCTGGCGGCTGGATCGTGCGCTGGCCGAGGCGGTCCCGACATTGTCGCGGGAGCGGCTGAAGGTTCTCATCAACGCCGGGCAGGTCGCGCGCGAGGCGACGGCCGTGCGCGACCCCGCGCGGCGCGCGAAGGCGGGCGAGGTCTACCGCGTCGCCGTCCCCGCCCCCACGCCCGCACATAACGAGGCACAGGACATTCCGCTCGTCGTCGCGTACGAGGACGAGCATCTGATCGTGATCGACAAGCCTGCCGGTCTGGTCGTCCACCCCGCCGCCGGCAATCTCGACGGCACGCTGGTCAATGCGCTGCTGCATCATTGCGGCGGCTCGCTGTCCGGGATCGGCGGGGTCGCGCGGCCGGGGATCGTGCACCGTATCGACAAGGACACGTCGGGGCTGATGGTCGCGGCCAAGACCGACCGCACGCACGAGGGGCTGGCGCGGCAGTTCGCCGCTCATTCGATCGACCGCCGCTACCGCGCCATCGTCGGGGGGCGCCCGGTGCCGCCCTCAGGGAGCGTCGACGCCCCGCTGGCGCGCTCGCCGGTCAATCGCAAGAAGGTCGCGATCGTCGCGGGGGGCAAGCGCGCGGTCACGCACTATCGGACGATGGAGCCGTTGCGCGACGGCGCGCTGGTCGAATGCCGGCTGGAAACCGGGCGCACGCATCAGGTCCGGGTGCACATGGCCTCCATCGGGCACGCCTTGCTGGGCGACCCGGTCTATGGTAGAACAAAACAGGCTCACAAGGCGGTTCTGGAAACGCTCGGTTTCCGTCGTCAGGCATTGCACGCCGCGCACCTGGGGTTCATCCACCCCATCACGGGTGCGGCTCTGGCCTTCGAAAGCGCGATGCCGCCCGACATGCAGGAACTGTTCAGTCAGCTCATCGTATAA
- a CDS encoding DNA polymerase III subunit gamma/tau — protein MSDSFDLGTPPAPAATAQPYRVLARKYRPQTFSELIGQGAMVQTLGNAIRRQRIAHAFLLTGVRGVGKTSTARLIAKALNCIGPDGQGGPTIDPCGVCEPCRAIAEGRHIDVIEMDAASHTGIDDIREIIEASRYAAVSARYKIYIIDEVHMLSKAAFNGLLKTLEEPPAHVKFLFATTEVNKVPVTVLSRCQRFDLRRIPADTLAAHFARVVEAEGAEAEAEALALIARAAEGSARDGLSILDQAIAHADMAGGGVRADAVREMLGLSDRNAVRDLLALVLAGDAPGALSALRRQYDLGVDPLGVMRALLEAVHGVTQVKVGAPDDPAQPLEERAAYREWAGTMSFPALHRLWQLFLKGHEEVSRAALPIETAEMAILRAIHASMLPDPGDLARRLAGGSVSAPPGVSAPPAPPAAPADRSPADFAGVMALLDERGKLDLLVRLKRGASLVRYAPGEIVLSGSRPLSTDTLTDLAAVLREATGRPWNISMADVPGAPTVFEAEQDVVQARHDAARANPIVAAAFDHFPGAELIEPKPAKRSIT, from the coding sequence ATGTCCGACTCCTTCGATCTCGGGACCCCGCCCGCACCGGCGGCCACCGCGCAGCCTTACCGCGTGCTGGCGCGCAAATACCGGCCGCAGACCTTTTCCGAGCTGATCGGGCAGGGTGCGATGGTCCAGACGCTGGGCAATGCGATCCGGCGGCAGCGTATCGCGCATGCCTTCCTGCTGACCGGCGTGCGCGGCGTGGGGAAGACCAGCACCGCGCGGCTGATCGCGAAGGCGCTCAACTGCATCGGGCCGGACGGGCAGGGCGGCCCGACGATCGATCCGTGCGGGGTGTGCGAGCCGTGCCGCGCCATCGCCGAGGGGCGCCATATCGACGTGATCGAGATGGACGCCGCCAGCCACACCGGCATCGACGACATCCGCGAGATCATCGAGGCATCGCGCTACGCCGCGGTGTCGGCGCGCTACAAGATCTACATCATCGACGAAGTCCACATGCTGTCGAAGGCCGCGTTCAACGGCCTGCTCAAGACGCTGGAGGAGCCGCCGGCGCACGTGAAGTTCCTGTTCGCCACGACGGAGGTGAACAAGGTGCCGGTGACGGTCCTGTCGCGCTGCCAGCGCTTCGACCTGCGGCGTATCCCCGCCGATACGCTGGCGGCGCATTTCGCGCGCGTGGTGGAGGCGGAGGGGGCCGAGGCGGAGGCCGAGGCGCTGGCGCTGATCGCGCGCGCGGCGGAAGGATCGGCGCGTGACGGCCTGTCGATCCTGGACCAGGCGATCGCGCATGCCGACATGGCGGGCGGCGGCGTCCGCGCCGATGCGGTGCGCGAGATGCTGGGCCTGTCGGATCGCAATGCGGTGCGCGACCTGCTGGCGCTGGTGCTGGCGGGCGACGCGCCGGGCGCGCTGTCGGCGCTGCGGCGGCAATACGACCTGGGCGTCGATCCGCTGGGCGTGATGCGCGCGCTGCTGGAGGCGGTGCACGGCGTGACGCAGGTGAAGGTGGGCGCGCCCGACGACCCCGCGCAGCCGCTGGAGGAACGCGCCGCCTATCGGGAGTGGGCGGGCACGATGTCGTTCCCCGCGCTCCACCGGCTGTGGCAGCTGTTCCTGAAGGGGCATGAGGAGGTGTCGCGCGCGGCGCTGCCGATCGAGACGGCGGAGATGGCGATCCTGCGCGCGATCCATGCCTCGATGCTGCCCGACCCCGGCGATCTGGCGCGGCGGCTGGCCGGCGGATCGGTGAGTGCGCCGCCGGGGGTTTCCGCCCCGCCGGCACCCCCGGCGGCGCCCGCCGATCGCTCGCCCGCCGACTTCGCGGGCGTCATGGCGCTGCTCGACGAGCGGGGGAAGCTCGACCTGCTGGTGCGGCTGAAGCGCGGGGCGAGCCTGGTGCGCTACGCGCCGGGCGAGATCGTGCTGAGCGGCAGCCGCCCGCTGTCGACCGACACGCTGACCGATCTGGCGGCCGTGCTGCGCGAGGCGACGGGCCGTCCGTGGAATATCTCCATGGCGGACGTGCCCGGCGCGCCGACCGTGTTCGAGGCGGAGCAGGACGTGGTGCAGGCACGCCATGACGCGGCGCGCGCGAACCCGATCGTCGCCGCCGCGTTTGACCATTTCCCCGGGGCCGAACTGATCGAGCCCAAACCAGCCAAGCGGAGCATCACGTGA
- a CDS encoding flavin monoamine oxidase family protein encodes MPSQPLPFVVIGAGAAGIAAARHLHDAGRRVLLLEASDRIGGRARSLRHGDATLDLGCGWLHSARRNPWTDIARARGFTIATDTARWGEQWRDLGYPPAEQQAFAAARDRWEERARAASAGPDRPLSAFVAADDPWRPMLDAISGFANGAPLDEVSLHDWLAYEDAATDDNWSVREGYGTLIAGHAQGVDVRLSTPVTRIDHRGRTLRVETSAGTIEASAAIVAVPTTILAEGRLIFDPPLPAKRDAAAALPLGVADKVFLSVDRVDWPANAHLIGDPHRGRTASYRLSPLGFPMIEAFFGGDTAAMLEEDGAAAAFAIDELAALLGSDWRQRMRPVAATRWRHESWIGGSYSHARIGQAAARDVLAAPVDGRLFFAGEACHGHDFSTAHGAYETGVASARALLDG; translated from the coding sequence ATGCCGTCCCAACCTCTTCCCTTCGTCGTCATCGGTGCCGGAGCCGCCGGGATCGCCGCCGCCCGCCACCTCCACGATGCGGGCCGCCGTGTTCTCCTTCTCGAGGCGAGCGACCGCATCGGCGGCCGCGCACGCTCGCTGCGCCACGGCGACGCGACTCTCGACCTCGGCTGCGGCTGGCTTCACTCGGCACGGCGCAACCCGTGGACCGACATCGCGCGCGCTCGCGGCTTCACCATCGCCACCGACACCGCCCGCTGGGGCGAGCAATGGCGCGACCTGGGCTATCCGCCCGCCGAGCAGCAGGCGTTCGCCGCCGCACGCGACCGATGGGAGGAGCGCGCGCGTGCCGCCAGCGCCGGCCCCGACCGGCCGCTCTCCGCCTTCGTCGCGGCCGATGACCCGTGGCGCCCGATGCTCGACGCGATCTCCGGCTTCGCCAACGGCGCCCCCCTCGACGAGGTGTCGCTCCATGACTGGCTCGCCTACGAAGACGCCGCGACCGACGACAATTGGTCGGTGCGCGAGGGTTACGGCACGCTGATCGCCGGTCACGCGCAGGGGGTCGACGTGCGGCTGTCGACCCCCGTGACGCGCATCGATCACCGCGGGCGAACCCTGCGCGTCGAAACCAGTGCCGGAACGATCGAGGCGAGCGCGGCGATCGTCGCGGTGCCGACCACCATCCTGGCGGAGGGCCGCCTCATCTTCGACCCGCCGCTTCCCGCGAAGCGCGACGCTGCGGCCGCGCTGCCGCTGGGCGTCGCGGACAAGGTGTTCCTGTCGGTCGATCGCGTCGACTGGCCCGCCAACGCGCATCTGATCGGCGATCCGCACCGCGGCCGCACCGCCAGCTACCGCCTGTCCCCGCTCGGCTTTCCGATGATCGAGGCGTTCTTCGGCGGGGACACGGCGGCCATGCTGGAGGAAGACGGCGCCGCCGCCGCCTTCGCGATCGACGAGCTGGCGGCCCTGCTCGGCAGCGATTGGCGGCAGCGGATGCGCCCTGTCGCCGCGACACGCTGGCGGCACGAATCGTGGATCGGCGGCAGCTACTCGCACGCGCGCATCGGGCAGGCCGCGGCGCGCGACGTCCTTGCCGCGCCGGTCGACGGTCGCCTCTTCTTCGCGGGCGAGGCCTGCCATGGCCATGATTTCTCCACTGCGCACGGCGCCTATGAAACCGGCGTCGCCTCGGCACGCGCCTTGCTCGACGGCTGA
- the rpoH gene encoding RNA polymerase sigma factor RpoH, translating into MAARSNVPATIPALGGEQSLNRYLSEIKKFPILAPEQEYMLAKRFQEHGDTDAAAQLVTSHLRLVAKIAMGYRGYGLPVSELISEGNIGLMQGVKKFEPDRGFRLATYAMWWIRASIQEFILRSWSLVKMGTTAAQKKLFFNLRRMKARLDAFEDGDLTPENVQKIATDLGVTEADVVSMNRRMAMGGDTSLNVPMREDGEGQWQDWLQDDAPLQDTIVADQQEADVRHDMLVDAMGDLNDREKHILTERRLTDDPKTLEELSQVYGVSRERVRQIEVRAFEKLQRAMMRLAGEKRLLTA; encoded by the coding sequence ATGGCAGCTCGCAGCAACGTCCCCGCGACGATCCCTGCGCTTGGCGGGGAGCAATCGCTCAACCGCTATCTTTCCGAGATCAAGAAATTTCCGATCCTCGCGCCCGAGCAGGAATATATGCTCGCCAAGCGCTTCCAGGAGCATGGCGACACCGACGCAGCGGCGCAGCTGGTGACGTCGCACCTGCGCCTCGTCGCGAAGATCGCGATGGGCTATCGCGGCTATGGCCTGCCGGTCAGCGAGCTGATTTCGGAGGGCAATATCGGCCTGATGCAGGGCGTGAAGAAGTTCGAGCCGGATCGCGGCTTCCGCCTCGCGACCTATGCGATGTGGTGGATCCGTGCCTCGATCCAGGAATTCATCCTGCGGTCGTGGAGCCTGGTGAAGATGGGCACCACCGCGGCGCAGAAGAAGCTGTTCTTCAATTTGCGCCGGATGAAGGCGCGCCTCGACGCGTTCGAGGACGGCGATCTGACGCCCGAGAACGTGCAGAAGATCGCGACCGACCTGGGCGTCACCGAGGCGGACGTGGTCAGCATGAACCGCCGCATGGCGATGGGCGGCGATACGTCGCTCAACGTGCCCATGCGCGAGGACGGCGAGGGTCAGTGGCAGGACTGGCTGCAGGACGACGCGCCGTTGCAGGACACGATCGTCGCCGACCAGCAGGAGGCCGACGTTCGCCACGACATGCTGGTCGATGCGATGGGCGACCTCAACGATCGCGAGAAGCACATCCTGACCGAGCGTCGCCTGACCGACGATCCCAAGACGCTGGAGGAATTGTCGCAGGTGTACGGCGTCAGCCGCGAACGCGTCCGCCAGATCGAGGTGCGCGCGTTCGAGAAGCTTCAGCGCGCGATGATGCGGCTCGCGGGCGAGAAGCGGCTGCTGACGGCCTGA
- a CDS encoding YbaB/EbfC family nucleoid-associated protein: MKDLNDILAMAQNVQAELQKAQDSLDTIEVEGAAGGGLVKVKASAKGRIISVSIDDSLIVPSEKQMLEDLVAAAFNDARAKADAASSTEMSKMTSGLPLPPGFKLPF, translated from the coding sequence GTGAAGGATCTGAACGACATCCTGGCCATGGCGCAGAACGTCCAGGCCGAGCTGCAGAAGGCGCAGGACAGCCTCGACACGATCGAGGTCGAGGGCGCGGCCGGCGGCGGGCTGGTCAAGGTGAAGGCGTCGGCCAAGGGACGGATCATCTCCGTGTCGATCGACGATTCGCTGATCGTGCCGTCGGAAAAGCAGATGCTGGAGGACCTCGTCGCCGCCGCGTTCAACGACGCACGGGCGAAGGCGGATGCGGCGTCGTCGACCGAAATGTCGAAGATGACCAGCGGCCTGCCGCTGCCGCCGGGGTTCAAGCTGCCGTTCTGA
- the mtgA gene encoding monofunctional biosynthetic peptidoglycan transglycosylase, translating to MFRAVRLLLKVVLGFVLVSILWVGLYAVVPPPFTFTMLGDTLAGHSVTKDWTPLSDIDPDMARAAIAGEDSKFCTHHGFDWGAIAGAAMRNAEGGRIRGGSTISQQTAKNAFLFQGGGYVRKVLEAWFTLLIETIWGKKRIMEVYLNIAETGIGTYGVEAAAQRYFGHSAARLTPTEAGRIAAVLPLPKKREAVSPTGFVRRHGNTIARYVGIVRRSGLDACLR from the coding sequence ATGTTTCGCGCCGTCCGCCTGCTCCTGAAGGTCGTCCTGGGCTTCGTGCTGGTATCGATCCTGTGGGTCGGCCTCTACGCGGTCGTGCCGCCGCCGTTCACCTTCACGATGCTGGGCGACACGCTCGCGGGCCATTCGGTGACGAAGGACTGGACGCCGCTGTCCGACATCGATCCCGACATGGCACGCGCCGCGATCGCGGGGGAGGACAGCAAATTCTGCACCCACCACGGCTTCGACTGGGGCGCGATCGCGGGCGCGGCGATGCGCAACGCGGAAGGGGGGCGCATCCGCGGCGGCTCCACGATCAGCCAGCAGACCGCGAAGAACGCCTTCCTGTTCCAGGGCGGCGGCTATGTCCGCAAGGTGCTGGAGGCGTGGTTCACGCTCCTGATCGAGACGATCTGGGGCAAGAAGCGGATCATGGAGGTCTATCTGAACATCGCGGAAACCGGCATCGGCACCTATGGCGTCGAAGCGGCGGCGCAGCGCTATTTCGGCCACTCCGCCGCACGACTGACGCCGACCGAGGCGGGGCGCATCGCCGCCGTCCTGCCGCTGCCGAAGAAGCGCGAGGCGGTATCGCCGACCGGCTTCGTCCGGCGCCACGGCAATACGATCGCGCGCTACGTCGGAATCGTTCGGCGCAGCGGGCTGGACGCCTGCTTGAGGTAG